The genomic DNA TTACATTTCCGATCGGTATGAATCTCACCACCCGTTTGGAAAGACCTGCGAGCTCGGTGGTTTCAACCACATCGTCAATGTTCTTGTACGCTATGCCAGCCTCTTCGGCAAGACCCGACCAGGAGGCGGTGCGGACATATATTCCCCGCGCTTCCAAATCCGTCTGGAGCTGTCTGCCGTTCACCATCCTTTTGGCCTGGTGACGGCTCATCGTTCTCCCGCTGCCGTGGGCGGTGGAAAAGAAAGCCTGTTCGCCGGTCTTCACACCTGCCAGAAGGTAAGATCCCGTTTCCATGCTCCCGCCGATGATAACCGGCTGCCCGGCCTGCCTGTACCTCTCCGGCACACCCTTCATTCCCGGGCCGAACGCCCGGGTCGCCCCTTTACGGTGTACCAGAAGCTCACGTTTCACCCCGTCGACTTCGTGCTCCTCAAGCATTGCGGTGTTATGGGCGATGTCGTAGACCTGGCGCATGCCGAGTTCGGCGGGATCCTTGCGGAAAATATCCGAGAATACCTCGCGCACCCGGTGTAGGATAACCTGACGGTTGATATAGGACATATTTATGGCGCATTTCATGGCGGCGAAATAATCCTGGCCCTCCCGTGAACGGAAAGGAGCGCAGGCCAGTTCTCTGTCCGGTGTAGTGATCCCGTATTTTTTCTCCATGACTCCGAGGAAGGCATGGAGATAATCGGTGGCAACCTGATGGCCGAATCCCCTGCTTCCGCAGTGAATCATTACGGCAACCTGATTGGGAATGGTTATGCCGTACGCCTCGGCAAGTGATGTATCGAATATATTCTCCGGTCTTGCCACCTGCACTTCAAGGTAGTGGTTACCTGAGCCGAGAGTGCCGATCTGGTCGTGCCCGCGGTCGACCGATTTGTCGCTCACTTTCGAGGCATCGGCGCCGTTCATGCAGCCGCCCTCTTCGGTGGTTTCCAGATCGTCCGTGGTTGCATATCCTGCTTTGAGGCACCAGGTACATCCCTTTTCCACCGCCGCACGGAATTCATCTCTGGTGAGCCTGACGAATCCTTTCGCGCCCACACCTGCGGGAATGCGCGCGAAGAGCCTGTCCACAAGCTCGCGGAGACGAGGTTTCACCTCGTCATAGGTAAGATTTGTTCGCACCAGGCGCATGCCGCAATTGATATCGAAACCGATGCCGCCTGGCGAAATCACCCCTGTTTCCGGGTCCATCGCCGCCATCCCGCCGATGGGGAAACCATACCCCCAGTGGCCGTCCGGCATGCAAAAGGCATAGTTCACTATTCCCGGCAGTGTGGCCACATTGGACAC from Candidatus Latescibacter sp. includes the following:
- a CDS encoding RtcB family protein, whose product is MAPPTIIKKITDTIWEIPPAYKTGMRVPARIYATEKLLDAMDDGVFEQVSNVATLPGIVNYAFCMPDGHWGYGFPIGGMAAMDPETGVISPGGIGFDINCGMRLVRTNLTYDEVKPRLRELVDRLFARIPAGVGAKGFVRLTRDEFRAAVEKGCTWCLKAGYATTDDLETTEEGGCMNGADASKVSDKSVDRGHDQIGTLGSGNHYLEVQVARPENIFDTSLAEAYGITIPNQVAVMIHCGSRGFGHQVATDYLHAFLGVMEKKYGITTPDRELACAPFRSREGQDYFAAMKCAINMSYINRQVILHRVREVFSDIFRKDPAELGMRQVYDIAHNTAMLEEHEVDGVKRELLVHRKGATRAFGPGMKGVPERYRQAGQPVIIGGSMETGSYLLAGVKTGEQAFFSTAHGSGRTMSRHQAKRMVNGRQLQTDLEARGIYVRTASWSGLAEEAGIAYKNIDDVVETTELAGLSKRVVRFIPIGNVKG